A single Desulfovibrio sp. Fe33 DNA region contains:
- a CDS encoding acyltransferase encodes MGYATFRRAVKEQKTPFYKLLYKIAVKVRRFSVPVIKPFHNFLYHEWLFRRGLWHNFWRVVYYEPMFKSQCVEVGPGFRMEYAGNGSTTVAGQVDIYFGKNIRMFDNTWIQGVPIGGRSVLKVGDDSYLSPMTRIIVAERVEIGKRCLVAAKFIADNSGHPISDVMGRMVSGGGLPSPGSIKPVKIGDFCLLGTQTIIYPGTVIGDGVVAQIGTHLKGNIPPFTIVGGNPMRILGKLPIPKEISEIVGEERYQGYLKAHEDLEI; translated from the coding sequence ATGGGATATGCAACGTTTCGCAGGGCCGTCAAGGAGCAGAAAACTCCATTTTATAAGCTTCTTTACAAGATAGCCGTCAAGGTGCGCCGGTTTTCCGTGCCGGTCATCAAACCCTTTCACAATTTCCTCTACCATGAGTGGCTGTTCAGGAGAGGGTTGTGGCACAACTTCTGGCGCGTGGTGTACTACGAACCCATGTTCAAATCCCAGTGCGTCGAAGTCGGCCCCGGTTTCCGCATGGAGTATGCCGGAAACGGGTCGACCACCGTGGCCGGGCAGGTCGATATTTATTTCGGTAAAAACATCCGCATGTTCGACAACACCTGGATTCAAGGCGTGCCGATCGGCGGGAGGTCCGTGCTGAAAGTGGGCGACGACAGTTACCTTTCGCCCATGACCCGCATCATCGTGGCCGAACGTGTGGAGATAGGGAAGAGGTGCCTCGTGGCGGCCAAGTTCATCGCGGATAATTCCGGCCATCCCATCTCCGACGTCATGGGCCGCATGGTTTCCGGTGGCGGCCTGCCGTCGCCGGGGTCCATCAAGCCGGTGAAAATCGGCGATTTCTGCCTGCTCGGCACCCAGACGATCATCTACCCCGGAACCGTGATCGGCGACGGAGTCGTGGCCCAGATCGGAACGCATCTCAAGGGGAACATTCCGCCGTTCACCATCGTGGGCGGGAACCCCATGCGCATTCTCGGCAAGTTGCCCATCCCCAAGGAAATCAGCGAAATCGTCGGGGAAGAGCGGTATCAGGGCTATCTCAAGGCCCACGAAGACCTGGAAATCTAG
- a CDS encoding glycosyltransferase, with protein MLRVMEVIFTLSHGGAERLAMTILDGTRDRVAGMVCGVFGDGGPLEAALGEMGLRHVSLDAGRRGKLGTWLELYRLFRRERVDIVHVQAGYLLLYAFLPARLAGARVVYTEHAKHSIQTKPGVRRIIRLTAPFLGRITTVSNNLKSFFVDSLGLPGQRLEVIPNGVDTALFTADGPSVRGSGIPDDGRVVFGSVARMTEAKDHGNLLRAFRRVRDGRDGVLLVLVGDGETREEVERMIDELDLRDSVLMAGRRDDIPAWLRAMDIFVLPSRREGAPVSVLEAMACGVPVVATDVGGVSEILEDGGNGRVVPPEDHEALAGAMLWMMDNPEARIKFAEAGPKSVADRYSNRAMCSSYLNLFEKVTS; from the coding sequence ATGCTGCGCGTCATGGAGGTCATATTCACGTTGAGCCACGGCGGCGCCGAACGGCTCGCCATGACCATTCTCGACGGGACGCGGGACAGGGTCGCGGGAATGGTCTGCGGCGTGTTCGGCGATGGCGGCCCCCTGGAGGCCGCACTCGGGGAAATGGGGTTGCGCCATGTGAGCCTCGACGCCGGGCGCAGGGGCAAGCTCGGAACGTGGCTGGAGCTCTACCGGCTCTTCCGGCGCGAGCGCGTCGACATCGTCCACGTCCAGGCGGGCTACCTGCTGCTTTACGCATTCCTTCCGGCGCGGTTGGCGGGAGCCAGGGTCGTTTACACGGAACATGCGAAGCATTCCATCCAGACCAAGCCGGGAGTGCGGCGGATCATCAGACTGACTGCGCCGTTCCTGGGCCGCATCACCACGGTTTCGAACAATCTGAAATCCTTTTTCGTGGATTCCCTGGGCCTGCCCGGGCAACGGCTGGAAGTCATCCCCAACGGTGTGGACACCGCGTTGTTCACGGCGGACGGGCCGTCCGTGCGCGGCAGCGGGATTCCGGACGACGGGCGGGTGGTGTTCGGTTCCGTGGCCCGGATGACCGAGGCCAAGGACCACGGCAATCTGCTCCGGGCGTTTCGCAGGGTACGGGACGGGCGGGACGGCGTGCTGCTGGTCCTGGTCGGCGATGGAGAGACCCGGGAGGAAGTCGAGAGAATGATCGATGAACTCGATCTGCGGGATTCGGTGCTCATGGCGGGCCGCCGGGACGACATCCCCGCCTGGCTGCGCGCCATGGATATTTTCGTATTGCCATCCAGGAGGGAGGGCGCGCCCGTGTCCGTGCTCGAAGCCATGGCCTGCGGCGTTCCCGTGGTGGCCACCGACGTGGGCGGAGTCTCGGAAATTCTCGAGGACGGCGGGAACGGCCGGGTGGTGCCGCCCGAAGACCACGAAGCCCTGGCCGGGGCCATGCTGTGGATGATGGATAACCCCGAAGCCCGGATAAAATTCGCCGAAGCGGGGCCGAAGAGCGTCGCAGACCGGTACAGCAATCGCGCAATGTGTTCCAGTTACTTGAATCTATTTGAAAAGGTGACGTCATGA